The region CAGAATTCGGGAGGAGGATAGGGCGCATGTCGATTTGGCTCCAGAAACTCGTCATCCTGAATGATTGATTTGGCTTGGCCCCCGCCTCCCCAATCCCTTTTCTCTCTCCCGCTTGTAAACACAAACTGCTCTTGCTCTGTTTTGGTTCTGCAATTAAGGATTCAGGTCCTTCGACGCCGAAGCCGAACCTCAGagtgtcgtcgccggcgacgaatTCGACCCCGTCGAGCCCGACCACCTCCTCCACCACGGGGGCGTCGGGGCGGCTCCAGTCGACTGCCCCATCAGAGGCCCACGCCAGCGCGACCGTGGCGCCCCCCGCGCGGGCGCGAAACTCGTAGCGCTGCACGGCGCCAACGAGCGCGTCCTCGGCATCGAGCGGCCAGACCCGGACCTCggcgtcgaggtcccagccgtattTGTTGGCAACGACGTCGACGACGTCGTCGAAGAAGGTGGGATCCGGGGTGGGCGTAGGCGTGGGAGGAGGCGTTGGAGGTGGCCGCGAGCGGGGAGAGCGAGGCGGCACTGGCGGGGGTGGGACTGTCTCCCGTGGACCAGGCGGCGCAGGTGTTGAGGAAGAGGAAGCCGAGATCGCCGGAGGACTATGGTCTGAGTCGAGATTGGGGCAGGCAGAGACCCGGCGTTGCGTCCGTCCATTCGGGTCATGTGAACGAGCGAAtcgtttttttacttttttttaaaaAGGGGGTTAATTAACCAAAACTTCAGGGGTCTTTATGAAAAACGCCGCGAtagtgaacccggagacccaatccatgctttattattaaATTAAGGAGAGACTAGGACatatacccgtgcgttgcaacgggaaaaataaATTTGCTAGCATTTTGGTCGATGTGGCTACACC is a window of Triticum dicoccoides isolate Atlit2015 ecotype Zavitan chromosome 2B, WEW_v2.0, whole genome shotgun sequence DNA encoding:
- the LOC119360685 gene encoding uncharacterized protein LOC119360685 encodes the protein MAMLSLPSPVLQYEEAPRYRVKKRFARSHDPNGRTQRRVSACPNLDSDHSPPAISASSSSTPAPPGPRETVPPPPVPPRSPRSRPPPTPPPTPTPTPDPTFFDDVVDVVANKYGWDLDAEVRVWPLDAEDALVGAVQRYEFRARAGGATVALAWASDGAVDWSRPDAPVVEEVVGLDGVEFVAGDDTLRFGFGVEGPESLIAEPKQSKSSLCLQAGERKGIGEAGAKPNQSFRMTSFWSQIDMRPILLPNSAPPVHNIIPTALQRGLQGRRSPCEHHRPPVDMYASAWYM